The sequence CGACAGCGTTTCCGGGATGGATATCGCCGTGCAACAACGATGGCGTGGCTGGCTCGACGAGGCGAGCATCGAGCGTTTCCGCCAGTCGCTGTATCCGGTCGAACTCGGCGGCTGGCAAGGTTCCATCGTTCCGCGCGGCCTCTGCAAAAGGGAGGAGCCGTCGCTCGCGGAAGAAATCGATCCACGACTCGGTCCATGGATTCGACTGACTGAACGGGCCCGAGAGGGTATCGAACGGAAAACCGAACGCGTCAGCCGAGATGTCGTGGAGAGCCGCGACGTGTCGCGCAAGGTCGCGTTCGGCCCGCTTGTCGAATCGGCCGTCGCCGCGAATAAACGACAGTACGAGCAGTTCCGGTTCGACGTGGAGGACGTCCGGAACGGGGAGGGGCGTGTCACGGTCGAGGTACTGAAGCATTGCTGCCTCGATTCCGAGCGGCGAGTCGTCGACTTTCACCGCCAAATCAGGACGGTCGCGAAAGGCCACACGGTAGACCGACCCGACTTCCCCGCCGTCGAGCTCCGTCGCGTCGTGAGCGTCGGCGTCTAGTACGCTCGAAACCCGCTGTAACACTGTCGCCTTCGTTCGTTCCGCGCCCGTCCCGTCATCCATATTCGGCGTACGAGAAGCGGTCGAATATGTCTGTTTGTCTCTGTTTCGGCAGCGAAAACAGATCTGCCCGACCCTGACTGGAAATTTCTGGGAACAGGCAGTGCTCGAAACAGCTGTGACGCTACACGGACCGGTCAGCGCTGTCACCGAACTGCACGACAAGTCGTTCCGTAGCGAGGGCGTACACTGTCATCTCCGTCCCCTTCTCCGAGTACCACGTTTCGGCGGGTTCGATAAGGTCAGCTTCACAGAGACGGTCGAGATGATAGGAGACGCTCTGGAGTGAGCGGTCGACTGTGTCCGCGATATCCGATGCGGTCCGCGGTTCGTCTCTGACCGCCCCCAATATCTCCTGGGCGGCATCGGACGAGAGGATCTGAAGGACATCAGTCGGTTCGGTACCGTTGACTACGACGTTCGTCTGCTCTCGAGGTGCATAGTCAACCGGTGGGTGGTGTGGGAAAGTGCTTGCCATGAGTTGTAGGGAGGGTATCGGCGATCGTTTCTGTTTGTTCGGCTCAATCCGAACAAACCAATCAAACAATTTAATACTTACGGAAGTAATAGCCAGAAATATGATACAGCAGGACACGCGGCAAACAGGGCAGCCAGTTCGGATTCATGAGTGATGATGACAATTCGGTCGCACGGGAACGTATCATCGAATCGATGGAACAGTCGGCAGAGGTGTACGGCCTCAGCCGAAGTGCCGGGCGCATCTACGGCGTGCTGTACTTCGCTGCAGCGCCGCTCTCTATTCCGGAACTGGTCGATGAAACTGGCTATGCGAAATCAACGGTCAGTAACGTCACGCGGACACTGTCGCGTGTCGGACTCATCCACCGCAGGTCGTCTACAGGGGGCGGGAGACGAGTCCGGTTTGAGGCCGAACGCGAGATCTGGTTCATCCTGCAGGACGTGTTCCAGCAATACATCCAGCGGGAAGTTCAGACGACGCTCAGGACCATCTGCCGGGCGGAAGAGCAGATGTCGGCAGATACTCGCGAGCAAGAGCGCGTTCGAAATCTCCGCGAGACGTACGAAGACCTGGAAGAGATTGTACAGCTCGCATCAGAGTACTCGGCCGCCGAACTCCGCGAGGCGCTTGAAGCGTACGAGCAGTAGTCACCGCTACCAGTAGACCGTGTAGGTACACGCATCGTCCCCGTGCCGGCGACACGTCTCGCCCGTTTCTTCGAGGAACACGAACGCGTCGACCGGCGCGTACTGCTGGGCAACCCCACGGATGAGACCACGGTCGAACGGACATGGATACGGGTTCTCACAGGTCACCTCGCCGGTCCGGTCGCCAACGGATTCGAAGCGATACTGCCCGATGTCCCCGCCGCGGTGATTCCGCTGGTAAGCCTCGTCTATCGACTGGAGGCCCGCCGGAACAGTATCAAAGTCGTTCGGCCAGTCCGCGACGCGGGGTATCTGTTCGCCGAGTCGGTCAAGAACGTGCGGTTGCAGGTCATCGGCAATCGTCTCGAACGCGTTCAGCCAGGCCTGCTGTGGGTACCACTCATCAGCCGCCGGTTCGGTGATCCCCTCCGAAGCGAGCGCCGTTAGCGCCCGGTCTCGGTACTCGTCTGAGAACTTCCCCATCGCCGCCTCAACTATCGTGAGTACCGTTTGCCCGTTAACTTCGACGGCCGGGTCAAACGCGTCGTAGGATGCCATTCTATCGGAGCGTTCACAGGGAGAGAAATAAAAACCGACCATACAGACAGCAGACAGGACACTTTCAGCCCGTGGAGCGAACGCCGAAGCACAGTTTGCCACCCTGCTGCCTGCATCTCCAGTCTCGACGCCTCGTCGTCACTCT is a genomic window of Haloarcula sp. H-GB4 containing:
- a CDS encoding fructosamine kinase family protein, whose protein sequence is MDDGTGAERTKATVLQRVSSVLDADAHDATELDGGEVGSVYRVAFRDRPDLAVKVDDSPLGIEAAMLQYLDRDTPLPVPDVLHVEPELLVLSFIRGDGRFDKRAERDLARHVAALHDISADAFGFPFDTLSGPFSQSNPWTESWIDFFRERRLLPFAEAARNDGTLPAAEFDRIQRLAETLDARLVEPATPSLLHGDIHPGNAVVADGTVRAVLDPAIYFGHAEVDLAYVDRLDSIGAAFYDEYRQHRDISTGYFEDRRDVYVAFHALENVRFLGEDGLPRLDSALDRLGV
- a CDS encoding transcriptional regulator — protein: MASTFPHHPPVDYAPREQTNVVVNGTEPTDVLQILSSDAAQEILGAVRDEPRTASDIADTVDRSLQSVSYHLDRLCEADLIEPAETWYSEKGTEMTVYALATERLVVQFGDSADRSV
- a CDS encoding GbsR/MarR family transcriptional regulator — translated: MSDDDNSVARERIIESMEQSAEVYGLSRSAGRIYGVLYFAAAPLSIPELVDETGYAKSTVSNVTRTLSRVGLIHRRSSTGGGRRVRFEAEREIWFILQDVFQQYIQREVQTTLRTICRAEEQMSADTREQERVRNLRETYEDLEEIVQLASEYSAAELREALEAYEQ